From one Culex quinquefasciatus strain JHB chromosome 3, VPISU_Cqui_1.0_pri_paternal, whole genome shotgun sequence genomic stretch:
- the LOC119769402 gene encoding tetratricopeptide repeat protein 12 produces the protein MSTTPAAGTNRRSVDDEDFEASMSKVDEVMKILSMMTSGDKTKEQMGVAFAESFLGDDKKELEKIDVDNFIVRVNQERTVINRKGDEDSLDRPMQDKFAFMAEMERDAARRASERKEREQTAQGLRRAGNLAFRRGEYEKSISMYTKAIDQIRDSPILYNNRALAYIKIKLCKRAIIDCDFVISKLDEKNLRSWVYRAQGYFLLGETRAYEKSIAEAKKHNPKELDYIDRIVLEIEGKTKAAAAAATTTSEEPETEESGAAGGGGDGGDTAERPLPMDDVQSNSSNDS, from the exons ATGTCTACTACGCCAGCAGCAGGGACGAACCGCCGTTCGGTGGACGACGAAGACTTTGAGGCGTCGATGAGCAAGGTGGACGAGGTGATGAAGATCCTCAGCATGATGACCAGCGGGGACAAGACCAAGGAGCAGATGGGCGTTGCGTTCGCCGAGAG CTTCCTGGGCGATGACAAGAAGGAGCTGGAGAAGATCGACGTGGATAATTTTATCGTGCGCGTGAACCAGGAACGAACCGTCATCAACCGGAAGGGAGACGAGGACTCGCTGGACCGTCCGATGCAGGACAAGTTTGCGTTTATGGCCGAAATGGAACGGGACGCGGCTCGGCGTGCATCGGAGCGTAAAGAACGAGAGCAAACTGCTCAGGGTTTGAGGAGGGCGGGAAACCTGGCGTTCCGCCGCGGCGAGTACGAAAAGAGCATCAGCATGTACACCAAGGCCATCGACCAGATCCGTGACAGTCCGATTCTGTACAACAACCGTGCGTTGGCCTACATCAAGATTAAGCTCTGCAAGCGAGCCATCATAGACTGCGACTTTGTGATCAGCAAGCTGGACGAGAAGAACCTGCGATCGTGGGTCTACCGCGCCCAAGGGTACTTCCTGCTGGGAGAAACTCGAGCGTACGAGAAGAGCATCGCCGAAGCGAAGAAGCACAACCCCAAAGAGTTGGACTACATCGATCGGATCGTGCTGGAGATTGAGGGAAAGACTAAGGCCGCGGCAGCAGCAGCTACGACGACGAGCGAGGAACCAGAGACTGAGGAATCCGGGGCCGCCGGTGGTGGCGGTGATGGTGGTGATACCGCAGAGCGACCCCTTCCCATGGATGATGTAcaatcaaattcttcaaatgatTCTTAG